A window of Christiangramia forsetii KT0803 contains these coding sequences:
- a CDS encoding glycosyltransferase, whose translation MHFAVFTHAEHFQKGKIYFSYAPYVKEMNIWFEFVDEILIVAPLKKRNDTIDAEYDRKDLKFKSIKAINFTSLKNTTRSITRIPVIFLAIYRAMHKTDHIHIRCPGNIGLLAALVQILFPGKPKTIKYAGNWDPNSEQPWTYRFQRWILKNQFLTQKAKVLVYGEWANQGHNIIPFFTASYLESYREAYLKDFSTPHRFVFIGVLSEGKRPLLAVKIIHALIQSGCKVSLDIFGTGTMKDTVQNYIIEHKLERIIILHGNQNAQAIMDAYKNSHFSILPSKSEGWPKALAEAMFFGCIPVACSVSCIPWMLGEGNRGILIDPDIDIAVKELIQVISDKSALHKISINAQEWSQFYTLEKFRAEIKKLL comes from the coding sequence ATGCATTTTGCCGTATTTACCCATGCCGAACATTTTCAGAAAGGGAAAATTTATTTTTCCTATGCTCCGTATGTAAAAGAAATGAATATTTGGTTTGAGTTTGTAGATGAAATATTGATTGTTGCTCCACTAAAAAAGAGAAATGATACCATAGATGCTGAATATGACAGAAAAGATTTGAAATTCAAGTCTATTAAAGCAATTAATTTTACTTCTTTAAAAAATACAACTCGCTCCATTACTAGAATTCCTGTTATTTTCTTAGCAATTTACCGGGCGATGCATAAAACAGATCATATACACATTAGATGTCCTGGTAATATAGGTTTGTTGGCAGCATTGGTTCAGATACTCTTTCCTGGAAAGCCTAAGACCATAAAATATGCGGGAAATTGGGATCCGAATAGTGAACAACCCTGGACATATCGATTTCAAAGATGGATTTTAAAAAATCAATTTTTAACGCAAAAAGCAAAAGTTTTGGTATATGGAGAATGGGCAAACCAGGGCCATAATATAATTCCCTTTTTCACTGCAAGTTATTTAGAATCTTATAGAGAAGCATATTTGAAAGATTTTTCAACTCCGCATAGATTTGTCTTTATAGGAGTACTTTCTGAAGGCAAAAGGCCTTTGTTGGCAGTTAAGATAATCCATGCTCTAATTCAAAGTGGATGCAAAGTCTCGTTGGATATATTCGGAACGGGAACGATGAAAGATACTGTTCAAAATTACATTATAGAACATAAATTGGAAAGAATAATAATATTGCACGGGAATCAAAATGCTCAGGCGATTATGGACGCTTATAAAAATTCACATTTTTCCATCTTACCTTCAAAGAGCGAAGGTTGGCCTAAAGCATTGGCAGAAGCGATGTTCTTTGGGTGTATTCCAGTTGCCTGTTCAGTCTCATGTATTCCGTGGATGCTAGGGGAAGGTAACAGGGGAATCTTAATTGATCCTGATATTGATATAGCTGTGAAAGAACTTATTCAGGTTATTTCCGATAAGTCAGCACTTCATAAAATTTCAATCAATGCTCAGGAATGGTCTCAATTTTATACTTTGGAAAAATTCAGGGCTGAAATCAAAAAACTACTATGA
- a CDS encoding CDP-alcohol phosphatidyltransferase family protein has translation MGLKRHIPNLITLLNLFSGSLAVIFAVKGNLVLAAIFVAAGIFFDFFDGLAARLLDVKSEVGLQLDSLADVVTSGVVPGIVMYQLLTKALPAAGGLGSDWNSSVFDIQLKPFALIGLLIILASAYRLAKFNVDERQTDSFIGLPTPANALLILSLPLILTYQPGPFISGLLLNEWFLVGLTLVSCYLLNAELPLFALKFSDWGFKENKLRYFFIISCVLLIIFLKFIAIPVILLLYVLLSIISNRSTAT, from the coding sequence ATGGGCCTTAAAAGACATATCCCCAATTTAATAACTCTTTTGAATTTATTTAGCGGCAGTTTAGCCGTCATCTTTGCCGTAAAAGGAAACTTAGTGCTTGCGGCGATATTTGTAGCTGCTGGCATATTTTTTGATTTTTTCGACGGACTTGCTGCACGACTGCTCGATGTAAAGAGTGAAGTGGGGCTTCAGTTGGATTCACTTGCCGATGTTGTAACGAGTGGAGTAGTTCCCGGAATAGTGATGTATCAATTATTGACTAAAGCACTACCGGCAGCTGGAGGATTGGGATCTGATTGGAATTCGTCTGTATTCGATATTCAATTAAAGCCTTTCGCCCTTATAGGTTTGCTTATCATACTAGCTTCGGCCTACAGGTTAGCAAAATTCAATGTTGATGAAAGACAAACAGATTCTTTTATTGGACTGCCTACTCCGGCCAATGCCTTGTTAATTCTAAGTTTACCTTTAATTTTAACCTATCAACCGGGGCCGTTTATTTCCGGTCTCTTGTTAAATGAATGGTTTCTAGTAGGTTTAACTTTGGTGAGCTGTTATTTGCTGAATGCAGAACTTCCATTATTCGCATTAAAATTTTCAGATTGGGGTTTCAAGGAAAATAAACTGAGATATTTCTTTATTATCAGCTGTGTACTATTAATAATATTCCTGAAGTTTATAGCAATTCCGGTAATTCTTTTGCTATACGTATTGCTATCGATTATTTCGAATAGAAGTACAGCTACCTAA
- a CDS encoding glycosyltransferase family 4 protein, with amino-acid sequence MKKILYLGNKLEKHGFSPTSIDTLLPLLAAEGYTVESVSSVKNKPLRLLHMLSQVILKRNFDLVLIDTYSTSNFWYAVLSAKLCRLFRTPYIFILHGGNLEERFNNSSEGILNVFRNAKANVVPSNFLKDKLQKFQFRNMVFIPNSIDLSFYNFKERRSLKPGILWVRAFNKIYNPQIVLEIFDELLKFYPDAEVCMVGPEKDGSLEKIKQISEDRNLNIRFKGKLTKPEWTKLSKEYDIFINTTLIDNTPVSVIEAMALGLPVVSTNVGGIPYLISDEENGLLVKPQDSREMVNAIKKLLEHPKLAEKLSYKGRLTAEKFDWTDVKQAWIELLG; translated from the coding sequence ATGAAAAAAATTCTCTATTTAGGAAATAAATTAGAGAAGCATGGTTTCTCCCCTACCAGCATAGATACACTTTTACCTTTACTTGCAGCCGAAGGATATACCGTTGAATCAGTATCGTCTGTAAAAAATAAACCGTTAAGGCTATTACATATGTTAAGCCAGGTCATTCTAAAGAGGAATTTTGATCTGGTTTTGATTGATACGTATAGTACCTCCAATTTCTGGTATGCTGTTTTGAGTGCTAAATTGTGTCGGCTTTTTAGAACCCCATATATTTTTATACTTCATGGTGGGAATTTAGAAGAACGTTTTAATAATTCTTCGGAAGGAATTCTGAATGTATTTAGAAATGCCAAAGCAAATGTGGTTCCATCAAATTTTCTGAAGGATAAACTTCAAAAGTTCCAGTTTAGAAATATGGTTTTTATACCAAATTCAATTGACCTTTCTTTTTATAATTTCAAAGAAAGACGATCTCTGAAGCCCGGAATACTATGGGTGCGAGCATTTAATAAAATTTATAATCCCCAGATCGTCCTGGAGATATTTGACGAGCTTTTGAAATTTTACCCTGATGCTGAGGTCTGTATGGTTGGGCCTGAAAAGGACGGAAGTTTAGAAAAAATAAAACAAATTTCTGAGGATAGAAATCTGAATATTAGATTTAAAGGAAAGTTAACTAAACCTGAATGGACGAAATTGTCTAAGGAGTATGATATTTTTATCAATACGACCTTAATAGATAATACCCCAGTTAGTGTTATTGAAGCAATGGCATTAGGATTACCTGTTGTATCTACCAATGTAGGAGGAATCCCTTATTTAATTTCTGATGAAGAAAATGGACTTTTAGTGAAGCCACAGGATTCCCGGGAAATGGTAAACGCTATAAAAAAACTACTGGAGCATCCAAAACTTGCCGAAAAGCTTAGTTATAAGGGTAGGTTAACTGCCGAAAAATTTGACTGGACAGATGTAAAGCAAGCTTGGATAGAATTACTAGGTTAA
- a CDS encoding O-antigen ligase family protein — protein MLNSNYINNHFYIRMLLLHFGYGFLIYLFPFLAKIILIGIIVSFLFIIVDRKNKGNEALMAAAYLAGGEVFFRQTSAVIFYETGKYAVIIFLVIGMFFKGASSKTVPFWIYLLILFPGVVMVTFTMSYDFEFRKQVAFNLAGPVCLGVSALYCYYKKIKKEDFQRVLLMLLMPVISQAVYLLFYTPSLDEAMISFSGNYAATGGFGPNQISTIMGLAVFLLSTRLFTIKNLKINIIDAVLLLMVGYRGVVSFSRGGIVTAILSVMAFLMFYYFKQNGKMIRSLNFKIIGVILIFTSVWMFSSLETGGLIGNRYTNRNAMGQMEEDITTGRAELIETELTAFYHHPITGIGVGKGKEYREEQLGIGIASHNELSRLLAEHGILGVFALCILIFVPITFWFKFKNNYYFLAFVVFWFMTINHSAMRIALPAFVYGLALLYIVDEKKNPVHRKRLAGQ, from the coding sequence ATGTTAAATAGTAATTATATAAATAATCATTTTTATATCAGGATGCTACTACTGCATTTTGGATATGGATTTCTTATTTATTTATTCCCATTTCTGGCCAAGATTATTTTGATTGGGATTATAGTTTCTTTTCTTTTTATCATTGTAGACAGAAAAAATAAAGGTAATGAGGCCTTGATGGCAGCTGCTTATCTTGCAGGAGGAGAAGTTTTCTTTAGACAGACCAGCGCAGTAATTTTTTATGAGACTGGTAAATATGCGGTAATAATTTTTCTTGTAATTGGAATGTTTTTTAAAGGAGCCAGTTCTAAAACTGTACCTTTTTGGATCTATTTGCTTATCCTTTTTCCAGGTGTCGTTATGGTTACCTTTACCATGAGTTATGATTTTGAATTTAGAAAACAAGTGGCATTTAATCTTGCTGGTCCCGTTTGCCTGGGAGTTTCCGCTTTATACTGTTATTACAAGAAGATAAAGAAAGAGGATTTTCAGCGGGTATTGTTAATGTTATTGATGCCAGTTATATCTCAAGCTGTTTACCTCTTATTCTATACTCCTAGTCTTGATGAAGCGATGATAAGTTTTTCTGGGAATTATGCCGCTACTGGAGGATTTGGACCTAATCAAATTTCAACCATCATGGGACTTGCAGTATTTCTTTTAAGTACCAGGTTATTTACTATCAAAAATCTAAAAATAAATATAATTGATGCCGTTTTATTGTTAATGGTAGGATATAGAGGTGTTGTTAGCTTCTCTCGGGGTGGAATTGTTACAGCCATTTTATCTGTTATGGCTTTTCTAATGTTTTACTATTTCAAACAAAATGGTAAAATGATAAGGAGTTTAAATTTTAAAATTATTGGGGTGATTCTAATATTTACCTCTGTTTGGATGTTTAGTTCATTAGAAACAGGAGGGTTAATTGGAAATCGCTACACAAATCGAAATGCCATGGGGCAGATGGAAGAGGATATTACTACTGGAAGAGCAGAACTTATAGAAACAGAATTAACTGCTTTTTATCATCATCCAATTACCGGCATAGGCGTTGGTAAAGGAAAAGAATATAGGGAAGAACAGTTAGGAATAGGGATAGCCAGCCATAATGAGTTGAGCAGGTTGTTAGCGGAACATGGAATTTTAGGTGTATTTGCCTTATGTATTCTTATATTTGTACCGATAACATTCTGGTTTAAGTTTAAAAATAACTATTATTTTTTAGCATTTGTTGTTTTCTGGTTTATGACTATAAACCATTCTGCAATGCGTATTGCTTTACCAGCTTTTGTATACGGACTTGCATTATTATATATAGTAGATGAAAAAAAGAATCCTGTACATAGGAAACGACTTGCAGGTCAATAG
- a CDS encoding sugar transferase, whose product MSQKPLFHFEISERKILLRLFDMLGVLLTLAVVGIIFKFDYFRIDADNWSWTLLFLAYLNLFASVFELYDLQKADRFDSVLKNVLLTTSLTVLFYMLTPFFTPSLPENRLQILFFFLSVAGSLLIWRFLYINLISSPRFYKRVLVVGDSFDIKLIAEALQKSDPNYFVVGYINTDHKLKTDFDRSDLLHFEVEELQAAIKENHINEIVVASAYQKGLMFNLYNQLNELLKQGFPIRDYTQVYEEITRRIPVQNVDKDFYRYFPFSRSNQNKFYILAFRVFDIIVAVIGILFGILISPFIIIGNLFANRGRFFFTQERIGKNGVVFNILKLRTMTKDAEALGPQYAQKNDYRITKFGMFLRRSRIDEIPQFYNVLKGEMSLIGPRPERPVFVKDLSKLIPFYETRHIIKPGLTGWAQVMANYGDCYEDSLEKLQYDLYYIKHRGIFLDLSILLKTLSTVIFFRGQ is encoded by the coding sequence ATGTCTCAGAAACCCCTATTTCATTTCGAAATTTCGGAACGTAAAATTCTTTTACGTCTTTTTGATATGCTTGGTGTTCTGCTGACTTTAGCAGTTGTAGGAATCATTTTTAAATTTGATTACTTTAGAATAGATGCTGATAATTGGAGTTGGACTCTATTATTTTTGGCCTATTTAAATTTATTTGCCAGTGTTTTTGAACTCTATGATCTTCAAAAGGCAGATCGCTTTGACAGTGTACTAAAAAATGTATTGTTAACTACGAGCTTGACAGTGCTTTTTTACATGCTTACTCCATTTTTCACTCCAAGTCTACCTGAAAATCGTTTACAAATATTATTCTTTTTTCTATCGGTAGCAGGATCATTGCTAATTTGGAGGTTTCTTTATATCAATCTTATATCCTCTCCCAGGTTTTATAAGAGAGTTCTGGTAGTTGGAGATTCGTTTGACATTAAATTAATCGCAGAAGCACTCCAAAAATCCGATCCTAACTATTTTGTTGTTGGCTATATAAATACCGATCATAAATTAAAAACAGACTTCGACAGGAGCGATCTTTTACATTTTGAAGTGGAAGAATTACAAGCTGCTATCAAGGAAAACCACATTAATGAAATTGTTGTAGCCAGTGCCTATCAAAAAGGTTTGATGTTTAATTTATACAATCAGTTAAATGAATTGCTGAAACAAGGCTTTCCCATTCGGGATTATACTCAGGTTTATGAAGAAATTACCAGAAGAATTCCGGTTCAGAATGTAGATAAAGATTTTTATAGATATTTTCCTTTTAGCCGAAGCAATCAAAATAAATTTTACATACTGGCTTTTAGAGTTTTTGATATCATCGTTGCAGTGATAGGAATTCTCTTCGGAATACTTATTAGTCCATTTATCATTATAGGAAATCTTTTTGCGAACCGGGGTCGATTTTTCTTCACTCAGGAAAGGATTGGGAAAAATGGAGTTGTCTTCAATATTTTGAAGTTGAGAACTATGACCAAAGATGCTGAAGCTTTAGGTCCACAATACGCTCAAAAAAACGATTATAGGATTACTAAATTCGGGATGTTTCTAAGGAGATCCAGAATTGACGAAATTCCGCAGTTTTATAATGTTTTAAAAGGCGAAATGAGCTTGATTGGTCCACGTCCCGAAAGGCCGGTTTTTGTAAAGGATCTTTCCAAGCTTATTCCATTTTATGAGACCAGGCATATCATTAAACCTGGTTTAACCGGCTGGGCCCAGGTGATGGCTAATTATGGAGATTGCTATGAAGACAGTTTGGAAAAGTTGCAATACGATCTTTACTACATAAAACATCGGGGAATATTCCTGGACTTGAGTATTCTTCTAAAGACACTTAGTACGGTTATATTTTTTAGAGGACAATAG
- a CDS encoding glycosyltransferase, whose product MKILQLIDTLNPGGAERMAVNYANSLSELGHDSYLIVTRQEGAFKTLLNKKVDYYYLRKKRTIDWNAFLRFDEYIKRNRIEIIHAHGTSWFIAVVYKLLRNNVKLIWHDHYGESEFLNKRDLFPLKYFSGKFDGVISVNKRLRDWAKGKLYCKNVIFLNNYIKENNNKNLSYTQLKGSSELKIICVANLRQQKDHYSLLEAFGLVVQTHNVSLHLFGKEYGDQYSFELIKKFNSTAFIYYYGEKENISHWLAQGDIGVLSSLSEGLPLALLEYGDAGLAVVCTDVGECRQVIGNHGILVSPKKPKELAHALRLYLDDDKKRIMDSNSLNIRINQFHSEKSIIPCYFKFLEQLC is encoded by the coding sequence ATGAAGATCTTGCAGCTAATAGATACTCTAAATCCTGGTGGAGCGGAGAGAATGGCAGTTAATTATGCCAATTCATTATCCGAACTAGGACATGATTCCTATTTAATTGTTACTAGACAGGAAGGAGCCTTCAAAACTTTATTGAATAAGAAAGTTGATTATTATTATCTGAGAAAAAAAAGGACTATTGATTGGAATGCATTTCTAAGATTTGACGAATACATTAAGAGAAACAGAATTGAAATAATACATGCACATGGCACCTCTTGGTTTATTGCTGTAGTTTATAAGTTACTGAGAAATAATGTTAAACTTATCTGGCACGATCATTACGGTGAGAGCGAGTTTTTGAATAAAAGAGATCTTTTTCCTTTAAAGTACTTTTCGGGAAAATTCGATGGTGTTATTTCGGTAAATAAAAGATTAAGGGATTGGGCCAAGGGGAAGCTCTATTGTAAAAATGTTATATTTCTTAATAATTATATAAAAGAAAATAACAATAAAAATTTATCTTATACTCAACTTAAGGGAAGCTCTGAATTAAAAATTATATGTGTTGCTAATCTTCGTCAACAAAAAGATCATTATTCCTTACTTGAAGCTTTTGGATTAGTTGTTCAGACACATAATGTTTCTCTTCATTTGTTTGGAAAAGAATATGGAGATCAATATTCCTTTGAACTTATAAAGAAATTTAATTCTACAGCTTTTATATATTATTATGGAGAGAAAGAAAATATCTCTCACTGGTTGGCTCAAGGAGATATAGGAGTACTGTCATCTTTGTCTGAAGGTCTACCTTTAGCATTGCTGGAATATGGAGATGCAGGATTGGCAGTAGTTTGTACAGATGTGGGTGAATGCCGGCAAGTTATAGGGAATCATGGGATATTAGTTTCTCCCAAGAAGCCAAAGGAACTAGCTCATGCTTTGAGGCTATATCTTGATGATGACAAAAAAAGGATAATGGATTCCAATAGTTTGAATATCCGTATAAATCAGTTTCATTCAGAAAAAAGCATTATTCCCTGCTACTTCAAATTTTTAGAACAGCTATGTTAA
- a CDS encoding class I SAM-dependent methyltransferase, translating to MDEMKDINSKQKAFYDNKEKNFVTKVWYYFRNKTLNAFRKNIGLEKEIYDLHLSWLGDLTEKKVLDLGCYEGNSLSYYMAKNSKKYVGIDLSEKAIIMLRRRLNSIPNAEVFSVDFLSSEFNEKDFDLIYAYGVLHHFRNTEELIQKLKQKLKPGGRIISYDPLTTSLPIKLVRTLYRPFQTDKDWEWPFSRKVYHKYSNEFEIVERRAILGKTKWLFLINLLPIGKHKKETIGKKWHTIDWEKSRQSDSHMFKCMHLTMLMQLKSN from the coding sequence ATGGATGAAATGAAGGATATTAATAGTAAGCAAAAAGCTTTCTACGATAATAAAGAAAAAAATTTTGTCACCAAAGTTTGGTATTACTTTAGGAATAAAACTTTAAACGCGTTTAGGAAAAATATAGGTCTTGAAAAGGAGATATATGATTTGCATTTGAGTTGGCTAGGGGATCTAACAGAAAAGAAAGTTTTAGACCTTGGTTGCTATGAGGGGAATTCATTGTCTTACTATATGGCGAAAAATTCAAAAAAATACGTAGGTATAGATCTTAGTGAAAAAGCTATAATAATGCTGCGCCGGCGATTAAACTCAATACCCAATGCTGAAGTATTTTCTGTTGATTTTCTTTCTTCCGAATTTAATGAAAAAGATTTTGATCTAATATATGCTTATGGTGTACTGCATCATTTTAGAAATACAGAGGAATTAATCCAGAAGCTAAAACAGAAATTAAAACCTGGAGGGAGAATAATAAGCTATGATCCCCTTACTACAAGTTTACCAATTAAGTTGGTAAGAACATTGTATAGGCCCTTCCAAACTGACAAGGATTGGGAGTGGCCTTTTTCCAGAAAAGTTTACCATAAATATTCTAATGAATTTGAAATAGTGGAGAGGCGTGCGATATTAGGTAAAACTAAGTGGTTGTTTTTAATCAACCTTCTACCTATTGGTAAGCATAAAAAAGAAACAATTGGCAAGAAGTGGCATACAATAGATTGGGAAAAGTCCAGACAGAGTGATAGCCATATGTTTAAATGTATGCACTTAACAATGCTTATGCAACTTAAATCGAACTAA
- a CDS encoding glycosyltransferase family 4 protein codes for MKKRILYIGNDLQVNSFTVTYISFFSKMLRKEGYKVKTASTRSNKALRLAEMLGLIAKYKDSTDIVLIDTYGAMNFYYAYLVGKTCEMFNLEYIPILHGGNLPDRLENSRKFSQSLFGKAKVNIAPSKFLYDIFQSYGFENTQIIPNAIRTDKYPFKQRKEFRPKLLWVRRFQERYNPLMALNVLGKLQKVYPDASLCMVGPEKDGTMASCKKLARKYNLDVRFTGKLKKKHWAQLSTNYDFFINTTSVDNTPISVIEAMSLGLTIISTDVGGMPILIKNEYDGLLVPEEDEEAMVKEISKIIENPEKGEVLCANARNKVESFDWNNIKEQWNEVLN; via the coding sequence ATGAAAAAAAGAATCCTGTACATAGGAAACGACTTGCAGGTCAATAGTTTTACAGTAACTTATATTTCTTTTTTCAGTAAAATGTTGCGGAAGGAGGGATATAAAGTGAAAACTGCCTCTACCAGGAGTAATAAAGCTTTGAGACTGGCAGAGATGCTTGGATTAATCGCTAAGTATAAAGATTCGACTGATATCGTTCTAATAGATACCTACGGTGCAATGAACTTCTATTACGCTTACCTCGTAGGAAAGACCTGTGAAATGTTTAACCTGGAATATATTCCAATACTTCATGGGGGAAATTTACCGGACAGATTGGAAAATTCCAGAAAGTTCAGTCAGAGTTTATTTGGAAAAGCGAAAGTAAATATAGCGCCCTCTAAATTTCTCTATGACATTTTTCAGTCTTATGGATTTGAAAATACGCAGATTATCCCTAATGCCATTAGAACTGATAAATATCCCTTTAAGCAACGGAAGGAATTCAGACCAAAATTATTGTGGGTTAGACGTTTTCAAGAACGTTATAATCCATTAATGGCTTTGAATGTTTTAGGTAAATTACAAAAAGTATATCCCGATGCAAGTTTATGTATGGTAGGTCCTGAAAAAGATGGTACGATGGCATCCTGTAAAAAACTGGCCAGAAAATATAATCTTGATGTAAGATTTACAGGAAAACTCAAAAAGAAGCACTGGGCACAGCTTTCTACCAATTATGATTTTTTTATTAATACCACTTCAGTAGATAACACTCCCATAAGTGTAATTGAAGCAATGAGCCTGGGACTGACTATCATCAGTACCGATGTGGGAGGGATGCCAATACTGATTAAAAATGAGTATGATGGCCTTCTGGTTCCCGAAGAAGATGAAGAGGCTATGGTAAAGGAAATTTCAAAAATCATTGAAAATCCTGAAAAAGGAGAAGTATTATGTGCAAATGCCAGAAATAAAGTGGAATCTTTCGACTGGAATAATATAAAAGAACAGTGGAACGAAGTGCTTAATTAA
- the lnt gene encoding apolipoprotein N-acyltransferase: MKNIIYGLISGILLAISWPTYGFPLFIFFAFIPLLIAEFNIRNHSKSWIKLKVFGVSYLSFFIWNLITTYWIYFSTPFGGVFAILANSLLMSVVFLIYHIVAKRTGFSAASAFLISLWMIFERVHLNWDFSWPWLNLGNVFSEYISWVQWYEFTGTFGGTLWVWLVNIAVFKAILQFREFREKAIIYRSVVKISLLILLPIGLSLFLYYNYEEPGEKLNVVILQPNINPYTEKYNTTDTRIGDLLIELSKESVTDSTDIVIAPETVFADGTQLSNFENSEAVYFGNQISRIHANLSFLGGLSMFDRFSDPDKVRSQSNKIAPNDWYDDYNSAFLVQNSSDSTQLYHKSKLVVGVENFPYQDILKPILGDIMIDLGGTVAMKTTQENREVLWLSDNTGAAPIICYESVYGEYVTGYVENGAGFLSIITNDAWWKDTEGHRQHLSYARLRAVENRRFVARSANTGISAIINSRGDIEKSLGYEKKGTIVGQVGIQHEKTFYVKYGDYLPRIAQFLALFIFLFSVVKFKRKRPA; this comes from the coding sequence ATGAAAAATATTATATATGGACTCATAAGTGGAATTTTACTCGCTATATCCTGGCCCACCTATGGATTTCCGCTTTTCATATTTTTTGCTTTTATCCCCCTACTCATTGCAGAGTTCAACATTAGAAATCATTCTAAAAGCTGGATAAAACTAAAAGTTTTTGGTGTTTCCTACCTCAGCTTCTTTATTTGGAATTTAATAACAACCTATTGGATATATTTTTCAACTCCCTTTGGAGGAGTCTTTGCCATTCTTGCAAACTCCTTATTGATGTCTGTAGTTTTCTTAATATATCACATAGTAGCCAAAAGAACCGGCTTTAGTGCAGCTTCGGCGTTTCTTATAAGTCTATGGATGATATTCGAAAGAGTGCATCTAAACTGGGATTTTTCCTGGCCCTGGTTAAATTTAGGAAATGTTTTTTCTGAATATATAAGCTGGGTACAATGGTATGAATTTACCGGAACATTTGGCGGCACTCTTTGGGTGTGGCTGGTTAATATTGCGGTTTTCAAGGCTATACTTCAATTTAGGGAGTTTCGTGAAAAAGCTATTATTTATCGTTCAGTTGTAAAAATCTCTTTGCTTATATTACTGCCTATAGGTTTATCATTGTTTCTGTATTATAATTACGAAGAACCAGGAGAGAAACTGAACGTAGTGATTTTACAACCAAATATTAATCCTTATACTGAAAAATACAATACTACAGATACACGTATTGGAGATCTATTAATAGAATTAAGTAAAGAATCGGTTACAGATTCTACAGATATTGTAATAGCTCCGGAAACTGTTTTTGCTGATGGCACACAGCTTTCAAATTTTGAAAATTCAGAAGCAGTCTATTTTGGAAACCAAATTAGCAGAATTCACGCAAATCTCAGTTTTTTGGGAGGTCTGAGTATGTTTGACCGTTTTAGTGATCCCGATAAAGTTAGAAGTCAATCAAATAAGATTGCCCCTAATGACTGGTATGACGATTACAATTCAGCTTTTCTGGTTCAGAATTCTTCAGATAGCACCCAATTATATCATAAATCAAAGCTCGTGGTAGGAGTAGAAAACTTTCCTTATCAGGATATTTTAAAGCCTATTCTAGGGGATATCATGATAGATCTTGGCGGTACTGTAGCGATGAAAACCACCCAGGAAAATCGGGAAGTACTATGGCTAAGTGATAATACTGGAGCAGCTCCCATTATTTGTTATGAATCTGTATACGGGGAATATGTTACCGGATATGTAGAAAATGGTGCAGGCTTCCTAAGTATTATAACGAATGATGCCTGGTGGAAAGATACAGAAGGTCATAGACAACATCTAAGCTATGCGCGACTACGTGCAGTTGAAAATAGAAGGTTTGTTGCCAGAAGTGCTAATACGGGAATTTCGGCTATTATTAATTCCAGAGGAGATATTGAAAAAAGTCTGGGATATGAAAAGAAAGGAACCATTGTAGGACAGGTGGGAATCCAGCATGAGAAAACCTTCTATGTAAAATATGGCGATTATCTTCCAAGAATTGCCCAGTTTCTAGCCTTGTTTATCTTTCTCTTTTCTGTAGTGAAATTCAAGAGAAAAAGACCAGCGTGA